attataattatagattaatatttttggtaaaataatTAATAGCCATGGATTAATTTTAAGCCTAGTATTAATAatgtaatataaataaaaaataattatttatattgtattaataattatattttaaattaattataaatttctaaaatttaaaatggtgttatttattgataagtaaagtataaattatcattttttatataatattgcAAACTTATATTAATgaccaattttaaaataaaattgtataattAAGAAACTACTATAACCTCATACTTATTTAGTATTTACTTATAgtgaatattaataataatttaatagtatcaaatgtaaaattatagttataaattttgatccttaaattttaagaatagtcgatatgaatatttatttaacctataaattaaattataaattggttttatttgaaaaacatAACGGTCAACATATGTTTcttgattttaaatgttttggttcggtttctcTTTTGAAATGAGAAATATTCAGAACTCGTGCACAACTTAAAAGTAACGGTCTCTAAATCTTTATTTCTACTTtagtaaaaacaattatttatacattttattttatatagtaCAAACAATAGAAACCAAATAAACTtaaataaatgttataaaaaatcattatcTCTTGGAATACCCATTTAAAGATTGCAAATTCCAAATATATTCTACTTTAAAATCCCATAATTTGATAGGATCTTTCATTTTTCCAATAGGGATGTGGTTgtatttgtattaaattaataaactaaCCTTTGTATAATGTAAAAACATAAGTTTGATAGGAATGGCATGGATAATGATTTATGATTTATGATTTATGATTTATGATTTATGAGTtatgatattatattattttaatttcatgtttataataatataaataagtgGGGGAAGAATATGCATTATCATTGTGAACATCCAACTCTCTCtcttttctatattttattaaattttgtttcttcttccttcttcttcattttcttgtCTGTTATTTCAAAAAGTGGCTATTGGGTTTAAAGAAAGATCAAATCTTTATTAGTTAGAAGTCTTCAATTGTCCCATAAATCTAAAATTTGATGCATTATAATAGTAATCAATTGgacaccaccaccaccaccaccaccaccatcatcatcatcactacTAACAAGAAGAGTGTGAGTATGGATTTTCAGAAATTTGTcatcaacaataataataattcatctGGGTTTTGTTTTTCTGCTGCAAATTCATCATCTTTACACTCCTTGTCTTGTGGAAGTCAATTTCCAGTCCCCACTTCCATGGAATCTCACATTATTTGATTGAAGCAATTACCaatctcttttctttttttatacattcttcctctttcttttaaagaaaaaaatggtgCCTGCATCACTCATTTCTTTGTGTAATCCTTTAATGGTTCCTTGTACTACTACTTCAAAGAGAAGTATGTCAGCAATTCACTTTGATCATACACCCTTAAGGTAAATTTTTCACCTTCTTCTTGtttgttaattaatttattatttattctttgCTTCTGATTTAATATCTTATGTCATACTTATTATTTGAATGTAATCGTTGCTTAATAGTTGAGTAAATGTATCGATATGCTTGTTAGTTTATGCTTAGAGGtgaaaaaaaaaggataaaaccCCCGAAAAGTATCCCTTTTATTCTTTACACGATGATGATCATCATCAGGTATGATCATGATCAACCTTGGATGTGGATGAGAAGAAGGACACTATTTCCATGGACTACTAGGAATGTGGATGTGAAAACTGCTATTCTTTCAGTTTCAGCTTCAGCTTCCCCTCTTTGTACCAGTCAGATGACCGTCGACTCACCCCGTCTCAATGTTTATAAGGAGGTTTATTTGTTTTACCAATGAATATTCACCTATTTGttccttttaatttcttattCTTCCAATAATGATACTAATGACAACAATATACTATGTATTATGtatctttatttttcattgCTGCCATCTATGTTGCACAGGAACTTGTCAAGTCTACGTTTCGGTGTTTCGTTTCCGTTTTTGAAAAATGGTTCTGAAACTCCGaaacttaatttttataatctGTTCTTGTAAAATAATATCTTTTTGCTATTTCCTTTTCAGCGTTTCTATTTCTGTATAGAATAGGCTACCACAACCCGTTTTATGCTTATCTTGTTGCTATATTAAATACGCAGGTTGTCAAGTCTGCGAGGAAAAGTTTCACCCGTGAAATCTCCTTTCAATCTAAAGATAAGGACATCTCTCTTGCAAAGGTATATAAGTCCCCTTAGTCCAGCAAGTAAGATCATTATATCTCCTTTTACATTCagtgattttttattattacatgaTTGTCTTTGAATTGCTCTTAGTATTGAACTTGTATTTTGTTGTTAACTGCAAGTTGAACTTGCTGCAATATATGGTTTTAGAAATCGAGATTTACATTCTCCCTCCTTTAGGTGCAGAattatccttttctttcttGGTGTGATtcttatttattctatttttgtCTTGGCATAGGCTTTGCTGTACATTGCAGCCGAAGATGAAGCATTTATTGCTTTCAATAAAGAGATTGATGCTCGTTCCCTCCTAAATGAAAGGAGAACTGCTTCAATCTCATTGGACAACCAAGAGTGGGATTGCGTGGACCAAATGCCTTTGGCTGGAAAGAACATAACTGAGTGGCTTACCGAGCTGGACAACATAGCCAGAGAAGTTGAAGCAGAGCTAGTTTCAAGAGATATAGGATGCCATTTGTCTGAAGTTCTGGATGCCATAAATGTAGTTCTTTTTGAGTTAAGAGGCTTTAAAAGGTCACCGGTTGTTGTAGATTCAAAATATTCATACTTGCATTCTGTTCTCAGCACTGGATGCGGCAGTGGTAAAATATTGTTCTGCATCTATTTTGCATTAGCGTTTCTTATTTGTAGCTGCAGTTTAGTTAATTGTCTATTTGGGATTTATTCCATGGACATTTAAGGCAACCTGACAATTTGTTTTCCTGTCTAACAGCAATTTTGCTTAGCATAGTTTACATtgaagtttgtaaacgactCAGTCTAACCATTGTGGGATCTCGGGTTGGGGAAGATTTTTTGATATGGCCCCAAACGGGGAACCTAGAGGTGCTTAAATTTTGCTAGCCTCTATTAGTCATCTTCTAATAATGCATCACTCTCTATATTTATGGTTTCTGTCATTTGAAATTTAGTTTGTTTCAATTTTGCCCTTTCTTTATGTAGGAGCTCTTCAAGGTGACTTCAGGGCACAGTTTATTTGCAATTGTTAATGGAAGGTGTGTGGAAGACCCTAGATCAAAGGCTTCAGATTTGACTAGCAATTCACTCTCAGCGCTTGAGATAGCTTCAAAGAGAGACATTATCGGGATTTCTCTAGCCAATTTGATTGTAAGTTCTAATCTCTGCAGATATGCCCGAGTACATTTAGAATATTTCTCTGACCAAGaatgaacaaaaaatttaaacttttgcaGAGGCTTCACTGGAAACGTGCTTCAAGATCGAATCACGGATTGATGTTGACTTCTCCTCTGAGGCATGTTCATGTTGCTGATGAGAAGCATAACATGATTCATAACTCAAATATTCCTTTGCTTCGCCCGCGAGATCTGAGGTAGTTATCCATCTCTTTAGGAGTAGCAAATATTCTTAAATCAATATTCTTGCAGGCACCTTTTTCTAGTCTTTATAGACTTTTACTTTAGCAGTTAGCCTGCACGACATTGGCAAGAAAGTCGAATGAAGTGGGAGATGTAAGAGAAGCATCTCAATTTCCTTGAGTACTgccaattttgtttttaatgatgCGGAACTATCGCAATATAGATTTCTTATATGTGGATTTACATTTGTATGTTTTTGTCTTAGTTGCATGCGCTTGTTTTTATCATCCACACATATGCTTATGTTCTATCATATTTTCTGTTAGTCGAATTCATGAGGATGGTAATATTGGCTGAATCGTGCTATTTGGCATTTTTTTTTGGGGCGTGTATTTCTTTAGCCTTTCTTAATAGTGAGGAACTAGGTGTGATTAAATTCATTTCGGTCATTGATTATGGGGTCAAGAGCCAAAGTTTCGAAAAAGATGGAGCTTGaggttataaaattaaaattcaatttatgaCTGTTTTTCAAGTTGTGAGCAGTTACCGAGATGCTGTTTTTAGCTGAGCGAAAGAGTGGAAGACGGGATTTAGGAATGAGATACTGATTTGATTTTTCATGAATTGCCATTTTCATGCTGATAACTTCTGGCTAACTAAATTCTACAGAACACTGTTTGGTAGGAATGAGGATGAGGAACTCATGGCTCTTTGATTTAGCTATGAAAtctgttatttttaattattactgcTTAAATGTTGTTCACATTGTGTTTCTTGCTATAGTAAACTTTTTTTCTTTGGGTTGGGGTGGCGGTGCTTGTTTCCTACAAGCAATTGGGCacatatattttcaaaaagaaaaatcactTGAATCTGTTTGCTGCATGCGCTGTAGTTTGTGATTTTGAGATTTCAAATTTTGGCCATGATATGCATctaaatgtttgaaattgttcaCTGTGTGGTTCTATTAGTCTTTTTATTCAGCATTGAAACTCACAGCATTTACTCATGAGGTATGTAGCACAAAGGACAGAACTACTGAAATGAAATAGGAAATATGTTTCAACTATAGAGTTTCAGGGTGTCTAAAGTGATtataaaaacagaaaagaaaCTCCGGAATGCAGGATTCGAAAAGTTTGCGAGTGCATCTAAAACAGCTCATATATGCTAAATTATACATGTCATGACAGGCTGGCGATCATGGCTTCAGAAAGATTGCTGATTCTGCAGCCACATAATTGGGCATTGAGGAGAGACCATGGGATGATGCTGTACTATAACAGGTAGGACAAGTTAGTTGAGTTTGATGCGTTTGAACAGTATGAATGAGTGGGGTATTTGTGAGACAGGGAATACGGAAAGGCGGTGCAAGAGCTGAGCATATGTATGGCGTTTGCCCCAGAAGAAGAGGCGGAGGTTTTGGAGCCATTCGTTGAGAAACTGCATTTGTTGCGCCTTGAATCTTCCTGGAACTCATTGGGTCATGTCACTCACCTTTCAGTTCCTTGACCTTTTCCTTTACTTGTAAATATTTCAATGTGCCCTTGcttttattctaaattactgGCAGCACTACAAATGTTAATATATGCAAGTTTTAGTTGGATAGTTCAGTCTTTTTTCTTTGCTAATTCTCATTCTTCTAACTTCTTACCCGCATTCTTCTTTCATTTCTTGTTCACATCATATTAAAATGTTTGTGCATTCTATTTTCTCAATTACTATTTTCACTTGTTTCTTAGAAGCAGACAAGTCTAAATTTTCATTGTTCGCATACTTAAATTGCTTCTATATTGTTGatc
This window of the Mercurialis annua linkage group LG5, ddMerAnnu1.2, whole genome shotgun sequence genome carries:
- the LOC126682305 gene encoding uncharacterized protein LOC126682305 encodes the protein MVPASLISLCNPLMVPCTTTSKRSMSAIHFDHTPLRYDHDQPWMWMRRRTLFPWTTRNVDVKTAILSVSASASPLCTSQMTVDSPRLNVYKEVVKSARKSFTREISFQSKDKDISLAKALLYIAAEDEAFIAFNKEIDARSLLNERRTASISLDNQEWDCVDQMPLAGKNITEWLTELDNIAREVEAELVSRDIGCHLSEVLDAINVVLFELRGFKRSPVVVDSKYSYLHSVLSTGCGSAILLSIVYIEVCKRLSLTIVGSRVGEDFLIWPQTGNLEELFKVTSGHSLFAIVNGRCVEDPRSKASDLTSNSLSALEIASKRDIIGISLANLIRLHWKRASRSNHGLMLTSPLRHVHVADEKHNMIHNSNIPLLRPRDLRLAIMASERLLILQPHNWALRRDHGMMLYYNREYGKAVQELSICMAFAPEEEAEVLEPFVEKLHLLRLESSWNSLGHVTHLSVP